Proteins from a genomic interval of Gluconacetobacter diazotrophicus PA1 5:
- the trbB gene encoding P-type conjugative transfer ATPase TrbB, which produces MSIAPFRSEAVVRGTRMLRTALGPAIAGHLDDPSIVEVMLNPDGKLWIDRLAGGMEDTGTRIGPADAERIVRLVAHHVGVEVHPASPRVSAELPGSGERFEGLVPPVVAAPCFAIRRPAVAVFSLGDYVTAGIMTAAQAKFLHRAVAERRNILVAGGTSTGKTTLVNALLAEIAQTGDRVVLIEDTRELQCAAPNLVALRTKDGAASLSDLVRSSLRLRPDRIPIGEVRGAEALDLLKAWGTGHPGGVGTLHAGSAIGALRRLEQLIQEAVVTVPRALIAETIDVIAVLSGRGSARRLTELATVQGLSPDGDYILAPAGDPS; this is translated from the coding sequence GTGTCTATCGCTCCCTTCCGCTCCGAAGCCGTCGTCCGAGGCACGCGCATGCTGCGCACCGCACTCGGCCCGGCGATTGCCGGCCATCTCGACGATCCGTCGATCGTCGAAGTGATGCTCAATCCCGACGGGAAACTGTGGATCGACCGGCTGGCCGGCGGAATGGAGGACACCGGCACCCGGATCGGGCCGGCCGACGCCGAGCGGATCGTCCGCCTGGTCGCCCACCATGTCGGCGTCGAGGTGCATCCCGCCAGCCCCCGCGTCTCCGCCGAACTGCCGGGAAGCGGGGAGCGGTTCGAAGGGCTGGTGCCCCCGGTGGTGGCCGCACCCTGCTTTGCCATCCGGCGCCCAGCCGTCGCGGTGTTCTCGCTCGGCGATTACGTGACCGCCGGGATCATGACCGCCGCACAGGCCAAATTTCTGCACCGCGCCGTCGCGGAGCGGCGGAACATTCTCGTCGCCGGCGGCACCTCCACCGGCAAGACCACGCTGGTCAACGCCCTGCTGGCCGAGATCGCCCAGACCGGCGACCGGGTGGTGCTGATCGAGGATACCCGCGAGTTGCAATGCGCGGCGCCCAATCTGGTCGCCCTGCGCACCAAAGACGGGGCTGCCTCGCTCTCCGACCTGGTCCGTTCCTCGCTGCGCCTGCGTCCCGACCGGATTCCGATCGGCGAGGTGCGCGGCGCCGAGGCGCTCGACCTGCTCAAGGCCTGGGGCACCGGTCATCCCGGCGGCGTCGGCACCCTGCATGCCGGTTCGGCGATCGGCGCGCTGCGCCGGCTGGAGCAACTGATCCAGGAAGCCGTCGTCACCGTGCCGCGCGCCCTGATCGCCGAGACCATCGACGTCATCGCGGTGCTGTCCGGGCGCGGCAGCGCGCGCCGGCTGACTGAACTCGCCACCGTCCAGGGCCTGAGCCCCGATGGAGACTACATCCTCGCACCTGCCGGAGACCCGTCATGA
- a CDS encoding ribbon-helix-helix domain-containing protein, producing MSTIERMTITVPSEMAATLRQSVEGGEYASTSEVVREALREWMRRRDTDRRDLDALREAIRLGDESGSSIAAETVFAELRDVIARHRSQG from the coding sequence ATGTCCACGATCGAACGGATGACCATCACCGTACCGTCCGAGATGGCGGCGACCCTGCGCCAGTCCGTTGAGGGCGGCGAATATGCCTCGACCAGCGAGGTGGTGCGCGAGGCATTGCGCGAATGGATGCGCCGTCGTGATACCGACCGTCGCGATCTCGATGCCCTGCGGGAGGCGATCAGGCTTGGTGATGAGAGCGGGTCGAGTATCGCGGCCGAGACCGTCTTCGCCGAATTGCGCGACGTGATCGCCCGGCACCGTTCGCAGGGATGA
- a CDS encoding conjugal transfer protein TraG: MNQTKILWGSVCAVSTVILAFTWAATQWTAWWLGFQPQLGAPWVTLLGWPVYYPPEFFWWWFAYDAYAPDIFTTGGYIAGSGGIVAVIVAITMSVWRAREKKRATTYGSAHWADPREIRRAGLLAPDGVVLGRLADAYLRHDGPEHVLCFAPTRSGKGVGLVVPTLLTWPGSAIVHDIKGENWTLTAGWRSRFGRVLLFDPTNLASAAYNPLLEVRRGEREVRDVQNIADVLVDPEGALEKRNHWEKTSHALLVGTILHVLYAEEDKTLAGVANFLSDPKRAIETTLRAMMTTPHLGKKGVHPVVASSARELLNKSDNERSGVLSTAMSFLGLYRDPVVAHVTRRCDWRIRDLVAGTDPATLYLVVPPSDISRTKPLVRLVLNQIGRRLTEELEAKRRHRLLLMLDEFPALGRLDFFESALAFMAGYGIKSFLIGQSLNQIEKAYGQNNSILDNCHVRVSFATNDERTAKRVSDALGTATEIRDAKNYAGHRLSPWLGHLMVTRHETARPLLTPGEIMQLPPDEELVLVSGCPPIRARKARYFEDAELAARILPPPRFEPPSAPEETPPTGPQSPGGWADVVQPPPAGNADDDPANAGIRREPELPKQEEVVPAPRKPVHEFDPPEDEPEDDATRAQTLRRGERALARQVALDPGDRMGL, encoded by the coding sequence ATGAACCAGACCAAGATCCTATGGGGATCGGTGTGCGCCGTCAGCACCGTGATCCTCGCCTTTACCTGGGCCGCGACGCAGTGGACTGCCTGGTGGCTCGGCTTCCAGCCGCAGCTTGGCGCGCCGTGGGTCACGCTGCTCGGCTGGCCGGTTTATTACCCGCCGGAGTTCTTCTGGTGGTGGTTCGCCTATGACGCCTACGCACCGGACATCTTCACCACCGGCGGTTACATCGCGGGGTCGGGAGGGATTGTCGCCGTCATCGTCGCGATCACGATGTCCGTCTGGCGTGCCCGCGAGAAAAAGCGCGCCACCACCTATGGCTCGGCGCACTGGGCCGATCCGCGTGAGATCCGCCGCGCCGGATTGCTCGCACCCGATGGCGTGGTGCTGGGCCGCTTGGCCGATGCCTATCTCCGCCATGACGGACCCGAGCATGTGCTGTGCTTCGCGCCGACCCGATCGGGCAAGGGCGTCGGTCTGGTGGTGCCGACCCTGCTGACGTGGCCGGGCTCCGCCATCGTCCATGACATCAAGGGCGAGAACTGGACATTGACCGCCGGCTGGCGCTCCCGCTTCGGCCGGGTGCTGCTGTTCGATCCGACCAACCTCGCCAGCGCCGCCTACAATCCGTTGCTGGAGGTTCGGCGCGGCGAGCGCGAAGTCCGGGACGTGCAGAACATCGCCGACGTGCTGGTCGATCCCGAAGGCGCTCTTGAGAAGCGCAATCATTGGGAAAAGACCAGCCACGCGCTGCTGGTCGGCACCATCCTGCATGTCCTTTATGCCGAGGAAGACAAGACCCTGGCCGGGGTCGCCAATTTCCTCTCCGACCCGAAACGGGCGATCGAGACCACGCTGCGCGCGATGATGACCACGCCGCATCTTGGCAAAAAAGGTGTCCATCCGGTGGTCGCCAGTTCGGCGCGGGAACTGCTCAACAAGAGCGACAACGAGCGCTCCGGCGTGCTCTCCACCGCCATGTCGTTCCTTGGCCTCTATCGCGATCCCGTTGTGGCCCACGTGACCCGGCGCTGCGACTGGCGCATCCGCGATCTCGTCGCTGGTACCGACCCGGCCACGCTGTATCTGGTGGTGCCGCCCTCGGATATCAGCCGCACCAAGCCGTTGGTCCGCCTGGTGCTCAACCAGATCGGCCGTCGTCTGACCGAGGAACTGGAGGCGAAGCGCCGTCACCGCTTGCTATTGATGCTTGATGAATTCCCGGCGCTGGGACGGCTGGATTTCTTCGAGAGCGCGCTGGCCTTCATGGCGGGCTACGGCATCAAGAGCTTCCTGATCGGCCAGAGCCTGAACCAAATCGAGAAAGCCTACGGTCAGAATAATTCGATCCTCGACAACTGCCATGTCCGAGTCAGTTTCGCGACCAACGACGAGCGGACCGCCAAGCGGGTTTCCGATGCGCTCGGCACCGCGACGGAGATCCGTGACGCGAAAAACTATGCCGGGCACCGGCTGTCGCCGTGGCTCGGGCATCTGATGGTGACGCGCCATGAGACGGCACGTCCGCTGCTGACGCCCGGCGAGATCATGCAGCTTCCCCCTGATGAGGAACTGGTGCTGGTGTCCGGCTGCCCGCCGATCCGGGCGCGCAAGGCGCGGTATTTCGAGGATGCTGAACTGGCCGCGCGCATCCTCCCGCCACCCCGGTTCGAGCCACCTTCGGCTCCCGAGGAAACGCCACCCACCGGACCGCAGTCGCCAGGGGGCTGGGCCGATGTGGTCCAGCCGCCTCCTGCCGGCAATGCGGATGATGATCCCGCCAATGCCGGCATCCGCCGGGAGCCGGAACTACCGAAACAGGAAGAGGTGGTGCCTGCGCCGAGGAAACCGGTGCATGAATTTGATCCGCCCGAGGACGAACCCGAAGACGACGCCACACGAGCGCAGACCCTTCGGCGCGGGGAGCGGGCTCTCGCGCGGCAGGTGGCGCTCGATCCTGGCGATCGGATGGGGCTGTGA
- a CDS encoding TrbC/VirB2 family protein, with amino-acid sequence MTRMIVLRHRFAVAGATLSLALLSAPAYAAGSSMPWEEPLNQILESVQGPVAKIISVIIITVTGLTLAFGETSGGFRRLIQIVFGLSIAFAASSFFLSFFSFSGGALI; translated from the coding sequence ATGACCCGCATGATTGTCCTGCGCCATCGCTTTGCTGTGGCTGGCGCCACCCTCTCGCTCGCCCTGCTGTCGGCCCCGGCCTATGCCGCCGGTTCGAGCATGCCTTGGGAGGAGCCGCTCAACCAGATCCTGGAAAGTGTGCAGGGGCCGGTCGCCAAGATCATCTCGGTGATCATCATCACCGTGACCGGTCTGACCCTGGCCTTTGGGGAAACATCCGGTGGCTTCCGCCGCCTGATCCAGATCGTCTTTGGTCTGTCGATCGCTTTTGCCGCGTCCAGCTTTTTCCTGTCCTTCTTTTCCTTCTCGGGCGGGGCGCTGATCTGA
- the recJ gene encoding single-stranded-DNA-specific exonuclease RecJ, translating into MPPVADGLLSPAVGAVGDALGDASGTIVLGVAASLGGRRWLWRDPVLADAGGRVGLMIAQQAGVSDIVGQMLAARGLDGRSAATFLDPTLRALMPDPSALRDMDPAAERLADAVRRGETVAVFGDYDVDGACAAALVTQLLRDLGCPVLTHVPDRMTEGYGPNAPALEALAARGATLVVCVDCGTAAGDILAGLAGRADIIVLDHHKAEGPPPPVLATVNPNRLDCTSGQRGLCAAGVAFLAAVATVRTLRRAGWFAARPEPDLMAFLDIVALATVCDVMPLTDLNRALVTQGLKILARRQRTGLDALLEVAGARDPLSAFTCGFALGPRINAGGRIAESGLGLDLLLCDDAAEARRLAERLDAVNRRRQTVETTILDRAMDEAASQRAAGRGVLLLSGRDWHPGVVGIVAGRIKERFNRPVLVGAELEDGTVKGSSRSVADLDLGAAIIAARQAGLLTTGGGHAMAAGFSLPREGVPALHDFLEARLAGATALPDATDVLIEGVVHVAGATTELATDIGRLAPFGAGNDEPILAIPRVRVVRADRIGREGNTLRVLVEGEGGGPRLKALLFRADDHPATPILEDRNAPPLHLAGWLRAESWNGRVSAGFFIRDAAIAT; encoded by the coding sequence ATGCCGCCCGTGGCTGACGGTCTGCTCTCGCCGGCCGTCGGTGCGGTCGGGGATGCCCTCGGGGATGCGTCCGGGACGATAGTCCTGGGCGTCGCCGCCAGCCTGGGGGGGCGGCGCTGGCTGTGGCGCGACCCGGTGCTGGCGGATGCCGGGGGGCGTGTCGGGCTGATGATCGCCCAGCAGGCCGGGGTGTCGGACATCGTCGGGCAGATGCTGGCCGCGCGCGGGCTGGACGGCCGGTCGGCGGCGACGTTCCTCGACCCGACCCTGCGGGCGCTGATGCCCGACCCCTCCGCCCTGCGCGACATGGACCCGGCCGCCGAGCGGCTGGCCGACGCCGTCCGCCGGGGCGAGACGGTCGCGGTGTTCGGCGATTACGACGTGGACGGCGCCTGTGCTGCGGCCCTGGTCACCCAACTGCTGCGCGACCTGGGCTGCCCGGTCCTGACCCATGTGCCCGACCGCATGACCGAGGGCTACGGCCCCAACGCTCCGGCGCTGGAGGCGCTGGCGGCGCGGGGGGCCACGCTGGTCGTGTGCGTCGATTGCGGCACGGCGGCGGGCGATATCCTGGCCGGGCTGGCCGGGCGGGCCGACATCATCGTGCTGGACCACCACAAGGCCGAGGGCCCGCCGCCGCCGGTCCTGGCCACCGTCAATCCCAACCGGCTGGACTGCACCTCCGGCCAGCGGGGGCTGTGCGCGGCGGGGGTGGCGTTCCTGGCGGCGGTGGCGACCGTGCGGACGCTGCGCCGCGCGGGATGGTTCGCCGCCCGGCCGGAACCCGACCTGATGGCGTTCCTGGACATCGTGGCCCTGGCCACCGTCTGCGACGTCATGCCGCTGACGGACCTGAACCGCGCGCTGGTCACGCAGGGGCTGAAGATCCTGGCCCGGCGGCAGCGCACGGGCCTGGACGCGCTGCTGGAGGTCGCGGGCGCGCGCGACCCGCTTTCGGCCTTCACCTGCGGCTTCGCGCTGGGACCGCGGATCAACGCCGGCGGCCGGATCGCAGAATCCGGACTGGGGCTGGACCTGCTGCTGTGCGACGACGCGGCCGAGGCCCGCCGCCTGGCCGAACGGCTGGATGCCGTCAACCGCCGCCGCCAGACGGTGGAAACCACCATCCTGGACCGCGCGATGGACGAGGCCGCGTCCCAGCGCGCGGCCGGGCGCGGCGTGCTGCTGCTGTCGGGGCGGGACTGGCACCCCGGCGTGGTGGGCATCGTCGCCGGGCGGATCAAGGAACGGTTCAACCGGCCGGTGCTGGTGGGGGCGGAACTGGAGGACGGCACGGTCAAGGGATCGAGCCGTTCGGTCGCGGACCTGGATCTGGGGGCCGCGATCATCGCCGCGCGCCAGGCGGGACTGCTGACGACCGGCGGCGGCCATGCGATGGCGGCGGGTTTCTCGCTGCCCCGGGAGGGGGTGCCGGCGCTGCACGATTTCCTTGAGGCCCGGCTGGCCGGCGCGACGGCGCTGCCGGATGCGACGGACGTGCTGATCGAGGGCGTGGTGCATGTGGCGGGTGCCACGACCGAACTGGCAACCGATATCGGCCGCCTGGCCCCGTTCGGCGCGGGCAATGACGAACCGATCCTGGCGATCCCGCGCGTGCGGGTGGTACGGGCCGACCGGATCGGCCGCGAGGGCAACACGCTGCGCGTGCTGGTCGAGGGCGAGGGCGGCGGCCCGCGCCTGAAGGCGCTGCTGTTCCGCGCCGACGACCACCCCGCCACCCCGATCCTGGAAGACCGCAACGCCCCCCCGCTGCACCTGGCGGGATGGCTGCGGGCGGAAAGCTGGAACGGCCGCGTCAGCGCCGGCTTCTTCATCCGCGACGCCGCGATCGCGACCTGA
- the glpX gene encoding class II fructose-bisphosphatase, translating into MTSTPTSGKPSSSKPNAGYQVTDRNLALELVRVTEAAAMSASHWTGRGLKNEADGAAVEAMRQAFDTVAIDGTVVIGEGEMDEAPMLFIGERVGSGGPAMDIAVDPLEGTNLCAKNMPNALTVVALAEAGNFLHAPDIYMDKIVVGPGLPEGVVDLDASIGANLRELARAKRKDIGELTLCALERERHEELIAKTREAGARVMLLSDGDVAAAIAACLPDGQVDIYAGSGGAPEGVLAAAAVRCVHGQMQGRLLFEDDEQIQRARAMDPGRDPSRKLGLYDMAKGDVLFSATGRTSGPLLRGIRRDGKHVITHSIVMRSKSGTIRFVEGHHDFSTKTWSTNRHRVCRERRFRHRSCRPWLTVCSRRPSVRSGMPSGMRPGR; encoded by the coding sequence ATGACGTCCACACCGACTTCCGGCAAACCCAGCTCCAGCAAACCGAACGCCGGCTATCAGGTGACCGACCGCAACCTGGCCCTGGAACTGGTCCGCGTGACCGAGGCCGCGGCCATGTCGGCCTCGCACTGGACCGGCCGGGGCCTGAAGAACGAGGCCGACGGCGCCGCTGTCGAGGCGATGCGCCAGGCCTTCGACACCGTGGCGATCGACGGCACGGTGGTGATCGGCGAGGGCGAGATGGACGAGGCCCCGATGCTGTTCATCGGCGAGCGCGTTGGCTCCGGCGGCCCGGCGATGGACATCGCGGTGGACCCGCTGGAAGGCACGAACCTGTGCGCCAAGAACATGCCCAATGCCCTGACCGTGGTGGCGCTGGCCGAGGCCGGGAATTTCCTGCACGCGCCCGACATCTACATGGACAAGATCGTCGTCGGCCCCGGCCTGCCCGAGGGCGTCGTGGACCTGGACGCCAGCATTGGCGCCAACCTGCGCGAGCTGGCGCGGGCCAAGCGCAAGGATATCGGGGAACTGACGCTGTGCGCGCTGGAACGCGAACGGCATGAGGAACTGATCGCCAAGACGCGCGAGGCCGGGGCGCGGGTCATGCTGCTGAGCGACGGCGACGTGGCTGCCGCCATCGCCGCCTGCCTGCCCGACGGGCAGGTCGATATCTATGCCGGGTCGGGCGGCGCGCCCGAGGGCGTGCTGGCCGCCGCCGCCGTACGCTGCGTGCATGGCCAGATGCAGGGCCGCCTGCTGTTCGAGGATGACGAGCAGATCCAGCGCGCCCGCGCGATGGACCCGGGCCGCGACCCGTCGCGCAAGCTGGGCCTGTACGACATGGCCAAGGGCGACGTCCTGTTCTCCGCCACCGGGCGAACCAGCGGCCCGCTGCTGCGCGGCATCCGCCGCGACGGCAAGCACGTGATCACCCATTCGATCGTCATGCGCTCCAAGTCCGGGACGATCCGCTTCGTCGAGGGGCATCATGATTTCAGCACCAAGACCTGGAGCACGAACAGACATCGTGTCTGTCGGGAAAGACGCTTTCGACACCGGTCATGCCGCCCGTGGCTGACGGTCTGCTCTCGCCGGCCGTCGGTGCGGTCGGGGATGCCCTCGGGGATGCGTCCGGGACGATAG
- a CDS encoding type II toxin-antitoxin system ParD family antitoxin, giving the protein MASMNVSVPDPMRDWVQRRIDSGQYASVSDYVRDLIRRDQTQAEERQALVEVLVQGEQSGVSKRTIPDILAAMKTAHDATDA; this is encoded by the coding sequence ATGGCTTCCATGAATGTATCCGTGCCGGATCCGATGCGTGATTGGGTTCAGCGCCGTATCGACAGTGGGCAATATGCAAGCGTCAGCGATTACGTGCGCGACCTGATCCGGCGCGACCAGACACAGGCCGAGGAACGGCAGGCTCTGGTCGAGGTCCTGGTTCAGGGCGAACAGAGCGGTGTGAGCAAACGCACGATTCCCGACATCCTCGCGGCGATGAAGACGGCCCACGACGCGACGGATGCCTAG
- a CDS encoding VirB3 family type IV secretion system protein, which yields MEPDSIPGFTAPVHRALIEPILLGGAPRTVAIVNGTLSAAIGLGLRLWIAGGIFWLVGHLAAVYAAKRDPAFVDVVRRHLRYPTHLVG from the coding sequence ATGGAGCCGGACAGCATCCCTGGCTTCACCGCGCCGGTGCATCGCGCCCTGATCGAGCCGATCCTGCTCGGCGGCGCACCGCGCACGGTGGCGATCGTCAACGGCACGCTGTCGGCCGCCATCGGCCTCGGCCTGCGGCTGTGGATCGCCGGCGGAATCTTCTGGCTGGTCGGCCATCTCGCCGCCGTCTATGCGGCCAAACGCGATCCCGCCTTCGTCGACGTGGTACGCCGGCATCTGCGTTATCCCACCCATCTGGTCGGATGA
- a CDS encoding type II toxin-antitoxin system RelE/ParE family toxin, whose translation MPSYTLSGEADSDVQAIIALSIRNWGWARAERYILDLHTAFETLGTYPDMGADIGDLRTGYFRFVHDSHAVLYRKTGEGIFIVRVLHQRQEPKHYL comes from the coding sequence ATGCCTAGCTACACGCTTTCCGGCGAAGCGGATTCCGACGTTCAGGCCATTATCGCGCTTTCGATCCGGAATTGGGGATGGGCGCGCGCCGAGCGCTATATCCTCGACCTGCATACGGCCTTCGAGACGCTGGGGACCTATCCCGACATGGGAGCGGATATCGGCGATCTGCGGACCGGATATTTTCGCTTCGTCCATGACAGCCACGCTGTACTCTATCGGAAGACGGGTGAAGGGATCTTTATCGTTCGTGTCCTGCATCAGCGTCAGGAGCCGAAACACTATCTCTGA
- a CDS encoding HU family DNA-binding protein — MSKAFIAAVLQDSLACTGVAATKAADDLVGAIVAELKQEGGFTLPSFGTFTVHKTKARKALNPRTGEPVKVKAGKTVRFKASPVLKKAV; from the coding sequence ATGAGCAAAGCCTTCATCGCCGCTGTTCTTCAGGATTCCCTCGCCTGCACCGGCGTTGCCGCTACCAAGGCCGCCGATGATCTGGTCGGGGCTATTGTCGCCGAGCTGAAGCAGGAGGGCGGGTTCACGCTGCCGTCCTTCGGGACGTTCACCGTTCACAAGACCAAAGCCCGGAAGGCGCTCAATCCCCGCACCGGCGAGCCGGTGAAGGTCAAGGCAGGCAAGACCGTGCGCTTCAAGGCGAGCCCGGTGCTGAAGAAGGCTGTGTAG
- a CDS encoding relaxase/mobilization nuclease domain-containing protein, translating into MPTRDDSLNVRPGRIQHGNQGARPKSFVGEVMRAAKKAGHSGTRFGAKGRGGGGGSRFGRGRRAALSMRLRSNACRVVVMARVVRQQGTRFRSAPLARHIAYLRREGVTRDGAKAHLFDAGSDEADSKAFAERCEDDRHHFRFIVSPEDAARMEDLRGFARELMQDMERDLGTKLDWVGVDHWNTDNPHVHILVRGVADDGKDLVISRAYISQGLRDRAAERVTLELGPRSEQEIRTALETEIGADRWTSLDRALQDIGDEGGGIVDLRPGAGGEDPELRRLLVGRATKLEGLGLAERVGVARWTLKPGLEATLRDLSIRGDIIRTMHRAMSDGGAEPDVAGFAIHGEKLADPVIGRLVERGLDDELKGSGYVVIAGTDGRTHHVRFPDLDLTGDAKTGAIVETRAWEDAKGTQRLSLATRSDFTLAEQVTAPGATWLDRQLLAKDPALANAGFGGEVRAAMTQRIDHLAFEGLARRQSERVVFAPDLIGTLRQRDLDQAVARLAAQTGLEHRPAKEGEIVAGVYRQRVVLSSGRFAMVDDGLGFQLVPWRPALEQKLGRQVSGTLSPGGSVDWNFGRKRGLGI; encoded by the coding sequence ATGCCGACGCGCGATGACAGTCTGAACGTTCGGCCCGGACGCATCCAGCATGGCAATCAGGGCGCGCGTCCGAAATCCTTCGTCGGTGAGGTCATGCGCGCCGCGAAGAAAGCCGGTCATAGCGGCACCCGCTTCGGCGCGAAGGGCAGGGGAGGCGGTGGCGGTTCCCGCTTCGGACGCGGCCGGCGTGCGGCACTCTCCATGCGGCTGCGCAGCAATGCCTGTCGGGTCGTGGTCATGGCGCGCGTCGTTCGCCAGCAGGGCACGCGGTTTCGCTCGGCGCCGCTCGCCCGGCACATCGCCTATCTCAGGCGCGAGGGCGTGACCCGCGACGGTGCCAAGGCCCATCTGTTCGATGCCGGTTCCGATGAGGCGGACAGCAAGGCCTTCGCGGAACGGTGCGAAGATGACCGCCACCATTTTCGTTTCATCGTCTCGCCCGAGGACGCGGCACGGATGGAGGATCTGCGGGGCTTCGCACGGGAACTGATGCAGGACATGGAGCGCGACCTCGGCACGAAGCTGGACTGGGTCGGGGTGGATCACTGGAATACGGATAATCCCCACGTCCATATCCTGGTGCGCGGTGTCGCCGATGACGGCAAGGATCTGGTGATCAGCCGCGCCTATATCAGCCAGGGCCTGCGCGACCGTGCCGCCGAGCGGGTGACGCTGGAGCTTGGCCCGCGCAGCGAACAGGAAATCCGCACCGCCCTGGAGACCGAGATCGGCGCCGACCGGTGGACCAGTCTCGATCGCGCGTTGCAGGACATCGGCGATGAAGGGGGCGGCATCGTCGATCTCCGTCCCGGTGCAGGAGGCGAAGACCCGGAACTGCGCCGCCTGCTGGTCGGAAGGGCGACCAAGCTGGAAGGGCTCGGCTTGGCGGAGCGCGTCGGGGTGGCACGCTGGACCCTCAAGCCGGGGCTGGAGGCGACCCTGCGCGATCTCTCCATCCGGGGCGACATCATCAGGACCATGCACCGCGCCATGTCCGACGGCGGGGCGGAACCAGATGTTGCGGGTTTCGCGATCCATGGCGAGAAACTTGCCGATCCGGTTATTGGTCGACTGGTCGAGCGCGGGCTGGATGATGAGTTGAAAGGCTCCGGCTACGTGGTCATCGCCGGCACCGACGGGCGGACGCATCATGTCCGCTTCCCCGATCTGGACCTGACCGGTGACGCGAAAACGGGTGCGATCGTCGAGACCCGAGCTTGGGAAGACGCGAAGGGCACTCAGCGCCTGTCGCTGGCGACGCGTTCGGACTTCACGCTGGCCGAGCAGGTGACGGCGCCCGGCGCGACCTGGCTCGACCGCCAGTTGCTCGCCAAAGACCCGGCGCTGGCCAACGCGGGCTTCGGCGGAGAGGTTCGCGCAGCGATGACGCAACGGATTGACCATCTCGCGTTCGAGGGACTGGCCCGGCGGCAGAGCGAGCGTGTGGTGTTCGCGCCCGACCTGATCGGCACCCTGCGCCAGCGCGATCTCGATCAGGCGGTCGCCAGGTTGGCGGCGCAGACCGGGTTGGAGCACCGGCCCGCGAAGGAAGGCGAGATCGTCGCGGGAGTCTATCGCCAGAGGGTCGTTCTATCCTCGGGCCGGTTCGCGATGGTCGATGACGGGCTGGGCTTCCAGCTCGTGCCGTGGCGCCCGGCGCTGGAGCAGAAGCTGGGACGACAGGTTTCCGGCACCCTGTCGCCGGGTGGATCGGTGGACTGGAATTTCGGGCGCAAGCGGGGGCTCGGGATTTGA
- a CDS encoding tyrosine-type recombinase/integrase has product MGETDKSGNDPVTGKPLPKGVWYRGPGQYQARKMVDGKRLRKTFASSALARRWLSEKRAEVDLRQFKDTSAIDRLPIRQLVERYRDECMAHREADRTGHIPALLDDPVVGVMVGKWMPADVRAFRDRMLADGYAPATVVKRLNLLASIIQHAISEWDIHTVNHASGRVVKRPAGADKKRNRRLSSKTGFNVNSNKTENEQGKTEYERLIGAMLTSCHSDDVWLVRWSIEQACRLAESLSLRWKDIDFEQKTISLERVKNERHREELGDEKRPLTPGARRVLLKCRSLHLI; this is encoded by the coding sequence ATGGGCGAAACAGACAAGTCAGGAAACGACCCGGTTACGGGTAAGCCACTTCCCAAGGGAGTCTGGTATCGCGGTCCCGGCCAGTATCAGGCCCGCAAGATGGTCGATGGCAAGCGCCTGCGAAAGACGTTTGCCTCATCGGCCCTGGCTCGACGGTGGCTCAGCGAGAAGCGTGCGGAGGTTGACCTTCGCCAGTTCAAGGACACCTCCGCTATCGACCGGCTGCCCATCCGGCAATTGGTGGAACGCTATCGCGACGAATGCATGGCCCATCGTGAAGCTGACAGGACAGGCCATATCCCGGCCCTGCTGGATGACCCGGTGGTCGGTGTCATGGTCGGCAAGTGGATGCCTGCCGATGTCAGGGCGTTCAGGGACCGGATGCTGGCGGACGGGTATGCGCCCGCCACGGTGGTCAAACGCCTGAACCTGCTGGCCAGCATCATCCAGCACGCCATCAGCGAGTGGGATATCCATACCGTCAATCATGCATCTGGCAGGGTCGTGAAACGACCGGCTGGTGCGGACAAAAAACGCAATCGCAGGCTTTCGAGCAAGACTGGTTTCAACGTCAACAGCAATAAAACCGAAAACGAACAGGGCAAGACGGAATACGAACGTCTCATCGGGGCCATGCTCACCTCTTGTCATTCCGATGATGTCTGGCTCGTCAGATGGTCCATCGAGCAGGCCTGTCGGTTGGCTGAATCGCTGTCCTTGCGATGGAAAGATATCGATTTCGAGCAGAAGACAATTTCTCTGGAAAGGGTCAAGAATGAGAGGCACAGGGAAGAACTTGGTGACGAAAAGAGGCCCCTGACACCCGGCGCCCGAAGGGTATTGCTGAAGTGTAGAAGTTTGCACTTAATCTGA